The genomic interval GTTCGGTCAAtgaattttccctcttttttcacAAAGATTGCTAAGCTCATAGGATGTAAACTGGGATCTGTTGGATGGTAACCTCACTATATCAAGGcctgtttcattttattgatttttggccatgccatgtggcttgtgagatcttagttcccccagcaGGGACAGAGCCCATGCCGCTTGCAGTAgaagtatggagtcctaaccatggatgaccagggaattccctatcaaGCCCTGTTTAGTGGGAAGTCCACACATGGGAGAATAGACCCAAGAGATGGAGAGATTACTAATGACATAATTTGAGCACCTAGATAAAGCCATTCCTAAagttgacatttatttttttttaaccacaagtTGATAAATTTCTCTCTTTCCTAATTTTCCCTGAAGCTAGATTTATCTCAGTGTCAGAAACTGATCAATCAGACTTTCTGAGAGTGGGCCCAGAAATCTGAATCTGGCCATAACCCCAGATAATCCCTACACACGTTATGCAGAAAACAGAGTGTCCATGGCCTCATTGAGCTCTATGTCCCTCGTTGCCATCCTCACTATATGAAACAACCTTTTCTCTTTTAgcttatttttcttgtttattgcaTGTCTATACAGTTTTATTGTATGTTTTATTGTATGTCTATTCCCTCCATGAGGGAAAGGTATGTCCGTCTAGGTCTCCACTGTATCACCAGCAAAGCATGTGACATGAAGGAGATGATGACGGGATATCTGTTGAGTGACTTAATGGTCAGTTAAGACTTGGAGGTGGCACAGCTGTAGCCTTGTGAGATCATGTGTATAACCTAGTACTTCTGTGTTTGGAAGATGGATGGATTAATATTTGGGATGGTTAGATAAACAGatgaaaaacatatatattggTGATTGGATGATTGGATGGATGGTAAAGGGATGGATGAACTGATGGATTAATTGTGAATAAGTAGATGGAGTTAGACTGCTAACTAGATAAAATGAGATAGCTGCTAGAGTGGAGGTTTGGATGAATGAATACAAATAAGagtagtaaatgaaaaaaaaaaaaagtagtaaatgGATGGAAAGAGGGACGGATGGATGACAGATTAATAAATAGGTAAATAGAAATTGGTTGATAGATGGATGTTAAGTAGGTAGGTGAATAAACAGAGGGATGAATGAATGCCTAGATATAGaaaaagatggatggatggaaaacAGATGTACAACACAGTGAACTCTAATATAAtgtagttaataataatatacaGTATCTGTTTGTCAGTTGTGACCAATGTATCACACTAATACAAGATATAAGTAACAGAGAAAATAGCAGGAGGGGAGTGAATACCTGGGGACTCTCTGAACTTTCCAGTCAGTTTTCCTATAAAcccaaaactgctctaaaaaatgaaatctattacttttttttaatagatgtgggggcttccctggtggtccagtggttagaagtctgcctgccaatgcaggggacacgggttcaatccctggtctgggaaaatcccacatgccatggggcaactaagctggtgttccataactactgaGTCAGCACTCTAGAGACCTcaagctgaaactactgaagcccaaatgcCACTACTGAAACCCTAGtgcctacagcccatgctccagaGAAGAGGCACGGCAATGAGGCGCCAAAGcattgcaatgaagagtagtccccacttgccccaaccagagaaagcccacagcaacgaagacccagcacagtaaaaaaaattgataaatctttaaaaataaatgtaatataatattgtaaaataaataaataaataaatgtaatataatattgtaaatcaactatacttgaataaaataaataaagatgtaaTGGATAAACATACATGAATGGACAAATAGATGGGTAATCAGATGGATAGATGGAGAGATGGCATGTAGATATATGGATAGAAAAATGGAAGGATTAGCAAATGAACAGATGAAAGGaaggtggatagatggatggataatggAATGGATGTACCCATactgagagaaattaaaacagataaattgggcttccctggtggtccagtggttaaaaatttgcctgccaatgtaggggctgcaggtttgatccctggtcagggaagatcccacatgccacagagcaaccaagctggtgtgccataactactgagcctaaGCGCTCTAGAGTCTGTaccccgcaacaagagaagccaccccaataagaagcccatgcactgcaactagagtgtagtccctgcttgctgcaactagagaaagcccacactcagcaatgaagaaccagccCAACCAcaaataataaacttttaaaaaagaaaacagataaatcaATAGATGACTGGGTAGAAATAAACAGATGGAATGTTTGAACAATGACTGGATGAATAAATGGGTGGATAAACTAAACACACAGGTGGATAGTCAACACGGTGACCGGGGTTCCAGCAGGCCACCCCTAGCGGCCATCCCCTCAATCCTCCCCACAGCCCTGCAGGCACCCACACCTTCCACATATTCCATGACCATGCAGAGGTGGCGCCGGGTCTCGAAGGAGCAGAACATCCCGACCACAAAGGGGTTCTCGGCAAACGTGAGGATGTCGCGCTCCACGAAGGCCTGCTGGATTTGGTTGCGCAGGATCAGGTTCTGCTTGTTGATCTTCTTCATCGCAAAGCGCTGCCTCGTTTCCCGGTGCCGCACCAGGTAGACGGCCCTGCAGGGGGAGAGAGCGAGGACCGGCCGTCACCTCCGAGACACCCGGCCTCCGCCACCCTCCCCCCGCCAGAGCCCCGGGTGGCTCACCCGTAGGCACCATTGCTTATGAGCTTTATGGTCTCAAAGTCATTCTCTCCAGGTGGTTTCTTGGCCTTGGTGCTGCGGCCCTGCAGAGGAAAGATGGAGACCAcggcatcatcatcatcataatcatCATGAGACTGAGACTCTCGGTATTCCACTTAacacatggggaaactgaggcacaaagtcAGTGAATGAGCCCTTcatccaagtgccacagtgaggGAGTTAACAAAGTCAGAACTTAAACCCAAGACTGACTGACAGTGAAGTCATCTAACAAACTTCTCTTCATTAGGAAAGAAACCTACAAAATGGCTAATCCTCCTAATAAATAAAGAGTTCCCGGAAATCAACAATAACATTAACAACTGAAGAGAAAAAATACACAAGACATGTAAACTAGCTGTTaaccatgtgaaaaaaaaatgttgaacatCACAAATAATGACAGATAGGCAAGCTAAAACTACTCCAAGATACCATTTTCCACACAGTAgattggcagaaaaaaaaaaatccaaaagcctGGCATATTCTGTGGGCAAAGCTGTGCAGAAACAGATACTTCTATACCTTGCTATTGGGAGTATATACATTGGTACAGTCTCAATTAAAGGTACTTGGTGTATATCAGAATTACAAATGCATGCTTCCTTTAATCCagcaattttcactttaaaaaagcatttttacacttttgaattCATGCTATAGATATGCTTTCACATGTTAGAAATGACGCACAGAGGTGCAGGGGCTGGAACGGGGAGCTCCGCTTCCGGTGGCAGGGTCTGGGGAACGGGTGGCAGGTGCCATGTCAGGCCGCAAAAGCGGCAAGAAGCAGCCCCTAAAGCAGCCCAATAAGCAAGCCAAGGAGATGGCTGAGGAAGATAAGGCATTCGGGCAGAAGCAGAAGGAGGAGCAGAAGAAACTTGAGGAGCTAAAAGCAAAGGCCTCGAGGAAAGAACCCCTGGCCACCACTGGAACTAAGAAATCTAGCAAAAAGTAAGCTGTTCCTTGTGCCTGAGGCAACGATGACCCTTAGTTCCATTTCTGTTTAAACACCTGGATTCCCTGCCATAATATCTATTGCCACCGATAGCTAGAATGAAGTGTTGTCTTGGAACCTAttgtacatttaagaataaacttttgtaaaaaaaaaaaatgacagacacATATTTTCTTACTCATTGAAAGATTGGAAATAATCCATACATAGGAaactggttaaataaaatatgaggGGATATAATATAAAGGAATATTGATTGTATTACTATTTTGTTggtgtttgtttttggccataacgtgtggcacacaggatcttagttcctgaaccagggattgaacccacgttccctgcagtggaagcacagagtcttaaccactggactgccagggaagtcttttaccaccgtttgtttgtttgtttttttcttttttaatgaaaaatagttCTGTACACTTATTCGGAAAGTTCCACAAAGTATTTTATTAAATGGCAGGGAAAAACAAGGAACAATATGTATTGTATGATTTTATGTAAAAAGAGGGGCAAAATATAATCATATTTGAGGTAATATGGGTATGGGGGACAAGAGTGGATATAAGATTTTTCACTGTATactgtttttgaaaataatttttatttttcatagggATAAGAGATTTATTACATTAACAGTTCACAAAAAGATCTATGAGgtttaaaaatattgaacttCTATGTTCTTTAGAATGTAGCCCAAAAAAGTTTGACAGAAACGTTGGCAGAACTACGAAGAGAAATTACTCAAAACAAACTTAACACATCTCTCTCAGAAACTATCAAATCAATCtggcattaaaagaaaaatgaataggaAGATGGAAGATTTGAATCACTCAATTAACAAGTTTGAGTGAATGGAATTACAAAGGATCCTACAAACAACAATTAAAGATAAATACCTTTTTAGAGTTTTAGACTTTTGAGTGATGTCATTCCATTAcctattcaaaaaattaaatggcATATAATGGTataatgagattttttaaaatacaggacagatgtgtgtgtatgtatgtgaattCATAGACATGATCTGAAGTAAAGGACACAAACCCAAATGCTTTCAGGAACTAGGCAGGCCAGGTGAGAGTCATGGGTGGCTGAGGCGTAGGTAACCCTATATCATAGGCCAGCCCCCATTCAATGTCAGCTGGTTCCATCATAGTGTTGTTAGaacttttgattctttttaaaagggCACAAACCCAGATTTTAACTTCAATCTTCTGATTTCTATATTttgtttcacacttttgaaaacaCTAGGCAGCTCAGAGAAAACACAGGTATGGCCGTTCTGGTGGGTAACCTCCCCCAGACATTGTGGAACACCCACCAAAGTGTGGTTGGCCTGTGGGTGGAATTAAGTAATTTTTACTACACTGAGTTGTTAACACAGAGGGACACTCAACCCATTCAAAAGTCCAtacagatttcttcaagaaattaaatatagagttaccatgtgacccagaaattccactcctaggtatatacctaaAAGAACTGAGACAATTGCTCAAACAAATACTTGTACACAactattcatagcagcactgttcacacaACCTAAAGGTCCATCAATGaacaatggataaacaaaacatggcATATATTATTCAGCCACGAAAAGCAATgaatcactgattcatgctctaGCATGGATaagccttgaaaacattatgccagGCACCAAAGGCCACAGAGtgaacaattccatttatatgaaatatccagacccagcaaatccatagagacagaaagatctGGAAAggagatcagtggttgccaggggctgtgtgggagggaggggatggggagaaactgcttaatgggtacaggTTTCCTTTTGGTATGATGAAAATGTTTAGGAGCTAGATGGTGGAAATGGCCTCACAATGCAGTGAATAACAATGAATTGTTCATTTCAAACTTGTTTAAATGTATGCTTTATGTTATGTGTACttaatcaagaaaagaaaaatgcctgtggaggaagaGCTATTattaacccattttacagattgggaaactgaggctcagagcaagGACCAAGAGATTCGCTCAGCCTGAGGACAAAGGGCCAGGAGGTAAGCCCCGACCAGTAGGGCCAGACCAGAACGTTGTCCACTGGCCGCCAGGCCTTACCTCAGAAAGGTCGTCCTGCTCAGGCGTGTTAGAGCCACCACTGTCTTGTTCCTCCAGGTGCACCACGTCTAGGAAGGGAATGGGCGTGAGTCAAGGCCTGGGTCCCAGCCTCACCCAGAGGCCCCAGCACCCACTAGTCAGCACCTGGAAAGGGGTCACGGGTGAGGCCCAGCTGGCGGATGATGTAGCGGGGGATGTCTGTCTTGACAAGGTGGCCCTCCTTAGCATGGCCCTCAGCCGCCTCCAGCAAGTGGTAGAACTCCTCAGGGTTGAATTCCTAAGGCAAGGCAGGGTGCATTCAGGGTGACCTCCAAGGGGCCCtagccagccccccaccccctgcacctcctcccctgccctgcccagccccctcaCCAGGCATTCCAGCAGCCTGGCTGGACGTGAGATGATAATAAGCagcttcttcaccagctgagtgaCGAAGGCCACCTCTAAGCTCTCGGAACGTTCATAGGCCTGGGATGTGGGGCATAGTAGGGGTAGGGTTTACAGGTGCCTTTCCTGGCCAGGCTTCTCTTCCATCCCCACAGGAAAGGACAATACTGCTGCTATTGTCCCATTTTACAGTCAAGAAAACTCAGGCCACATGGTAAAAAtcatcattattgttattatagcAAACATGGCCCTAAAATGTTCAGTCATTCAATCTTCAAAGCAATTCTACAATCCAGGCCAAGTTAAAAATCCCTCTGCCTAGCATCCTCTCTCCTTGGATCTCTCCATGGCTCCCTACTTCTCTCCTCTTTTAAGTCTCTGCTCAGTTATCAACTCCTCATGGAGGCTTGCCCTGACCCCCTCCAATTCAAAATTGCACCCTACCTACTGTTGGACCCTCAATCGCCATTACTCTACTTTCATGTTCTTGTTTTCTATTGAACAGGCCATATATTAATTTATCTATCATGCCCATCAAAGTCAATACTACGTAtggtcttagtttcccaaccagagatttaACCCAGCTCTGGGTTCCAGCAGTGAAAGCGGCAAGTtcgaaccactggactgccagggaagtctcagtaaaatttaaataagGACAGGATCCCAGAGGGCTAAGTCATGCCATACTGGAGACTGAATCAAAAGAAAAAGggtagggacttccccggtgggcccaggttcaatccctggttggggaactaagatctctcaagctgtgtggtacagccaaaaagaaaaaaaagaaaagaaaaaatggggcaatctttatgtgtttttatgtttttcaaatgaTTAATggttttaataaaaatactattGATTAGCTTGTTTCCATTAAAACCAGGAaagtaaaattatagaaaattttggtttaattataaaatatttaaactgaaCATTAAGttttaacatattttgttttcaatttgttCAATCATTAATGTTCTAAGgcggaaaaaaaaatcacctgcttCATCCTACTCTCAGTCCTAATGTCACCCAAGAAGGCAGCATTTGAGTAAAGGCTTGACAGAGGTGAGCAAAGTTAAATTCCTGCttcctgggggtggggtagggataAGTTGGGAGATGGGTAATGACGTGCTTtctgtatgctaagtcacttcagtcgtatccaactctctgcaaccctatgaaccgtagcccaccaggaccctctgtccatgggatgctccaacCAAGAacattggactgggttgccatgcccttctccattggatcctcccaacccagggatagaactcaagtctcttaggtctgctgcattggcaagcaggttctttaccactagtgccaccagggaaaccccatatataaaacagataactaataaggacctactgtatagcacagggaactctactcaatactctgtaatgacctatatgggaaacaaATCTaagagtgtatatatgtatatgcataacagaTTCAacttgttgtgcacctgaaactaacacaacattgtaaatcaactctactccaataaaaattaattagaacagtgaaaaaaaaaatgaaagaaactttgTTTGGCCGAGCCACGCTGcctgtgagatcttaattccccgaccagggatcgaacctgtgtcccctgcattggaagcggagtcttaaccactggaccgccagagaagttTCAAGAAACTTAAATTATTAATAGTACTGTCAATATCACCATGTGATACTGTGAAAATCTTGGTATAACAATATAGTGATTTTGATAAAGGCAAAAGGTGcattttgtgggggaaaaaaaaaaattcctacttCCTCCATCAGATCTAGAGTCGGGATCTAGTCTTTCTCCTCCACTCTTCAGTCCTCGGCTCCACACCAGCCACTTGGCACGTGTTAGGCGCCCCCTGAATGGATGTGGCGTGAAGGAAAGGATAGGGACATTGGGCCAGACTTGGGGGTTCAGAGCCCGAGGTGGGGCTGGCCCCTCGGGGCACTCACGTCCTGCAGCAGCTTCTCCAGGTTTTCCTGCAGTTCGTAGAAGTAGACGGTGGTAATGAGGCCGTCGCGGGACTTGGTCAGGCAGTCTCGAGCCAGCTCGATGATCTGGTGGTGGATGAAGCTGAGAACGCCGTCGGCCAGCGGCAGCACGCTGTCAGGTTCGTAGGCGCGGGCAAAGTCGCGCAGCTTCTCTTCCATCTGCGCGGTGGcctgcaggagggagggaggcaaggcGGGGATGCCCGCGCGGGGCTCGGCCCGGAGGTTATTTCTGCCAAGAGCCTGCACGCCGCGGCGCCGGCCACCAGGGGGCGCGCGGAGCTAAGGCGAGCAAGGGCTCTGGCCGCCCCACTTCCCTGCggccgcccccggccccgcctcACCTTCGGGAACCTCTCCTTGTAGACATGGTTCATCATCACGATTTCGTTGTCGTAGGAGGAGGGGGATCGCCCGGGACTGCGGAGAGAGAAGCCCGTCGCGTCCAGCCCCTTCCCTCCCAAACTGCAGACGAGCGTCTAGCAGGGCACcagcccccagacccaccaggTCGTTCATGCAGGGGGAGGCAGACCCACCTGAGGCTCCGCGAGCGAGGCCGCACGGCAGGGGAGCGGCGGCCGCCATCCTCGTCTGTGATGCTCTCGGTGCTGCCGAAGTGTTTGGAGAGGAAGTGGAGCTCATCCACGGTGGGCTGGTAGGGCAGCTGGTGCAGACGCtcctgggaggagcaggaagactggggggaggggcagggccggGGTCAGGTCACCACGGTCCCCCCACCGCTCGGGACCCTGGCCTGGGACTCCCGCGGCTGGCGGGCCACTGAGCAAGGCCAGAATCTGGACCTGGCTTATCATCCTTGGATCCCAAGGCTCAGCTTGGGATTCCTGGCGACACACAGGGGAGCAGGGCCACAGATGAGTACGGGAACACAGACATGAGTGTGGCCCGAGAGAGCCTGTGAAAACCCAAGTCAAGTCACATACGCCTCCTCTGCTCAGAACGCTCCATGGCTCCCACCTTACTCCTGGTGAATGCCTAAGTCCTCTCCATAGCCCACAAGGTCTTGCAGGATCTAACCCTGTCTTCCTGCCATcgcctcctcccactctctccccaacccccacctgcAGCTGCACAGGCCTCCTTGGTGGTCTTTGAGCAAGCCAGGCACACTCTTGCTTCGGGGCCTTTGCACTGACGGTTCCCTCTGTCTCTCACACATCTACTATGGATCactccttcaagtctttgcttTAAAGTCACATTTTAGGCATCCTCCTCTGACCACACCCAtcattctctctcctttccccaacTCGTTTCTTGCTGACTTCTTGTCTCCTGACTTACTACCGTACATCTTATGACTTATTTGTTATTACTCTCTGCTCCTCCAGAGCAGGAACTTGGTTCTGCTTAGTCCCTGGTCCGGGCATGGCATGCAGTTGGGGCAACCACAGACCCAGACATCAGTGGAGAAACACAAGGACAGCCACCTGATTCTGCTGGCAGAATGATCTTTTTCCACATGACATCACTCACGTTCCTGCTTAAAACTCCCCATCCCATCATTACCTATTAATCTTCTCAGTGCACGTAATCTATgatgtgcatgcctgtgtgctaggtcacttcagtcatgtctggctttttgtgaccccagggactgtagcctgtctggctcctctgtccttgggattctccagacaagaatactggagtgggttgctgtgccctcctccaggggatcttcctgacccagggatggaacctgcatctccaacattgcaggcagattcttgattgctgagccaccggggaagcccaatatttGACATTCAGAAtcataatttcaaatattaatagttcagactaaaattttaatttaatataggACAAAAAAACCTTCCTCTGGCTTCCCACCacatttagaataaaatccacCTTGCCACCCTGGCCAAGAAGCCACAGCGTGAGTGTTGCTGCCTGCGTCACCTCCATTCTGCCACCTCCAACCCAAAGCTCCAGCCACACAGGCTATTTTCAACTTTCCCAATGTGTGAAGTTCTCTGTTGCTGCTAAGagtttgcacatgctgttcccccTTCCTGGAAcactcttccctcccttcttccatcTGCCAAACCCCTGCTGATCCTTTGTCTTGACTTCAACGCCACCTCTTCCAGGAAACCTTCCTTGACCCTCCCTCCAGCTTGGTCAGGTGCCTCCCCTCTGCTCTCATCACCTTGCCTTATGCTCCCCTCATCACAGCTCTGACCACTCCAGCATCCCGAGTGGTCAATGCCTTCTTACGTATCTGACTCCTCCCATGAGGGCTCTGTGAATCCTTGGGCCCTGGTCCAGCTTGTAGAGCCCCACCTGCCACATGAAAGTCATGTGATAAATGTCTGCTGAGCATCATACCAATGTATGGACAAGCGAACCAGAGAGACAGATCTAAAAGGAGGCAGACGGAGAGAAAGACTTTGGGTATTGCGGTGGGTAAGCAAATGGTTCCAGGTGAAGGAGGTGGCCTGGCCCTAGCCAGCT from Dama dama isolate Ldn47 chromosome 9, ASM3311817v1, whole genome shotgun sequence carries:
- the LOC133061883 gene encoding translation machinery-associated protein 7-like; translation: MSGRKSGKKQPLKQPNKQAKEMAEEDKAFGQKQKEEQKKLEELKAKASRKEPLATTGTKKSSKK